The region AAATCATGCATATATTTTAATTAAATAAAACAGAGCATTATAGCTTAACACAACTGAGCCAAAGAAATTTTAAATACTACTGCAATATTATTTGGAATGCTATTCGGCTTCCGGATTACCAACGATTCGGGATTGATTTTCCATGAAAGCTTTTCTTTGCTGCCAAGCAGTTCTATTTTTTTGATTTTTTGCGTTCCAATATTTTTAGCAAGTGCATTGAGTGAAATATCTTCGGTCGGGATGCCCATCACCGTGGCATACAGTATGTTTCCCTTTAGGTTGTAACGAATATCTTTTTCGGTATAACGAAGTTTTCCTTCGTTAAAACCTGCCCCATTTAAGCTATTCACTGCATCAACAGAAGGTCCTTCGCCGAAAATTTTCCATGGGCGTGTATCGAAGATACTCTCTTTGTTCACATCCATCCAAGCGGCAATTCCTTCAAGAATGGCGACTTCTTTATCGTCAATTGTACCATCGCCGCGAACAGGGATATTAAGCAACAGGTTTCCGTTTTTACTTACGATGTCAATTAAAGTTCGGATGACAGTTGCAGCCGATTTGTAACGGTTTTGATCATACACATTCCGGTTATAATGCCAGTCGCCAATACAAGTGCAGGTTTGCCAGGCAAGATCTTGTTTTTTGTCAGGAGCACCGCGTTCTACATCCCATACCATACATTTCTTTTGTTCTTCGGTCAGTAACTTCCCAAACATAACAGCCTCTAACTTACCATGGTGAGTTGCCATGTTTTGGTTATAATAGTGAGCAGCAATTTTCAAGCCGGCATCGCTTATAGGGTAAAGCGGAAGGGCAGTATCGTCAAAATAAAGCAAGTCAGGATTATATTTATTGATCAGGTCCATTGTCCTGTTGTAAAATTTATCGCAGTAATCTTGTGAGGGGGTAGTGACAACACCTTTCTGCCATTCCCAACCCCAGCCCATGCTCGGCTTATGGTTCTGTGCATAAAGGGCCTGTGGATCTAAACCTTCCCACCATGTCCCTTTACCATCGGCTTTGGTCAGTTTCCCATCATAAGGAATACCGGCAAATTGTCCTGTTGTATCAGATTTCTGGGCTGGTTCGTAGAATAACCATGCGTGAGAAGCATGCACGCTTAATCCAAAAGGAAGGCCACATTTTTTAGCAGCCTTTGCCCATCCGGTTAGAATGTCTTTCTTCGGGCCTACTCGTACTGAGTTCCATTCCTGATATTTGCTATCCCACAAATCAAAGTTATCGTGATGGTTGGCCATTGCGAAAAAGTATTGCGCACCGGTTTTTTTATAAAGTTTTACCAGTTTTTCAGGGTTCCAGTTCTCGGCTTTCCAGTTGTGAATCATCTCTTTGAACCCCGCTTTGGAAGGATGACCATAGTGGGCCACATGCCACTTGTAATAGTTAGAACCTTCTTCGTACATTCCCCTCGCATACCAATCACCTTGTTCGGCTTGGCATTGAGGCCCCCAATGCGCCCAGATACCGAATTTGGCATTTCGAAACCAATCCGGAACCTTATATTGACTGAGCGATTGCCAGGTTGGCTCAAATTTGCCCGGGGCAACAGACTCGTTGCCAGGCCTGATTGGTGAAGGATATTTTTCCTGTGCTACAGAATTAAAGCTAAAAAATAAAGTAAGTAAAGGAATCACTAAAGCAGTTTTTTTTCTCATATATTTATTATTTATGCTGTCTGGGAGTACATAAAAGTCTGATCTACCTTTAAATTTCTTGTTTTCCCTTCAATACTCCCATCGTTCGGTAAATCAAGGCTACGCCAATGCTCATCGTTGAAATCCTTTGACCTGGCATTAGCCGTATCGCCCAAAAAAAATTTCCAATTGTAATCGAAAAGCTGCTTTCGTGGGTTGTATTCTTGTGCATCTATATTGGTATGACAACTTATAGTAAGTAATATAAATAATGATAATAAATTTAAATAGAAACTCATGGCTCTTTTAATATTATAAAATTTTGTATTGCAGATTATTTATGAAC is a window of Bacteroidota bacterium DNA encoding:
- a CDS encoding alpha-L-fucosidase — encoded protein: MRKKTALVIPLLTLFFSFNSVAQEKYPSPIRPGNESVAPGKFEPTWQSLSQYKVPDWFRNAKFGIWAHWGPQCQAEQGDWYARGMYEEGSNYYKWHVAHYGHPSKAGFKEMIHNWKAENWNPEKLVKLYKKTGAQYFFAMANHHDNFDLWDSKYQEWNSVRVGPKKDILTGWAKAAKKCGLPFGLSVHASHAWLFYEPAQKSDTTGQFAGIPYDGKLTKADGKGTWWEGLDPQALYAQNHKPSMGWGWEWQKGVVTTPSQDYCDKFYNRTMDLINKYNPDLLYFDDTALPLYPISDAGLKIAAHYYNQNMATHHGKLEAVMFGKLLTEEQKKCMVWDVERGAPDKKQDLAWQTCTCIGDWHYNRNVYDQNRYKSAATVIRTLIDIVSKNGNLLLNIPVRGDGTIDDKEVAILEGIAAWMDVNKESIFDTRPWKIFGEGPSVDAVNSLNGAGFNEGKLRYTEKDIRYNLKGNILYATVMGIPTEDISLNALAKNIGTQKIKKIELLGSKEKLSWKINPESLVIRKPNSIPNNIAVVFKISLAQLC